In Janthinobacterium sp. J1-1, a single genomic region encodes these proteins:
- the ureC gene encoding urease subunit alpha gives MASIPRSAYAEMFGPTKGDRIRLADTELFIEVEHDYAIYGEEVKFGGGKVIRDGMGQSQRNAAEVMDTVITNAVIVDHWGIVKADIGLKNGLIFGIGKAGNPDIQPGVTLAIGGATEIIAGEGMIVTAGGVDTHIHFICPQQIEEALMSGVTTMLGGGTGPAVGTAATTCTPGPWHLHSMLAAADAFPMNLGFMGKGNVSLPTPLEEQVRAGAIGLKLHEDWGSTPAAIDNCLSVADRMDIQVALHSDTLNEGGFLEHTLAAFKDRTIHTFHTEGAGGGHAPDIIAAVGQSNVLPSSTNPTRPFTVNTLDEHLDMLMVCHHLDPAIAEDVAFAESRIRRETIAAEDILHDLGAISMMSSDSQAMGRVGEVIMRTWQTAHKMKVQRGSLSPDGARNDNFRVKRYIAKYTINPAITHGISHVVGSLEPGKIADIVLWKPAFFGVKPSMILKGGMIAAAQMGDPNASIPTPQPVHYRMMFGAFGGGLKKSFTFVSQAAYDLDIGHQLKLNKSLIAVKNMRGLRKRDMIHNSATPQMEVDPETYAVRADGQLLVCEAASVLPMAQRYFLF, from the coding sequence ATGGCCAGTATTCCCCGCAGCGCCTATGCCGAAATGTTCGGCCCGACCAAGGGTGACCGCATCCGCCTGGCCGACACGGAATTGTTCATCGAAGTCGAACACGATTACGCCATCTATGGCGAGGAAGTGAAATTCGGCGGCGGCAAGGTGATCCGCGACGGCATGGGCCAGTCGCAGCGCAATGCGGCCGAGGTGATGGATACCGTCATCACCAACGCCGTCATCGTCGATCACTGGGGCATCGTGAAGGCCGACATCGGCCTGAAAAACGGCCTGATCTTCGGCATCGGCAAGGCCGGCAATCCCGACATCCAGCCGGGCGTGACCCTGGCGATCGGCGGCGCCACCGAGATCATCGCCGGCGAAGGCATGATCGTCACGGCCGGCGGGGTCGACACCCACATCCACTTCATCTGCCCGCAGCAGATCGAGGAAGCGCTGATGAGCGGCGTGACCACCATGCTCGGTGGCGGCACCGGGCCGGCCGTCGGCACGGCCGCCACCACCTGCACGCCGGGGCCGTGGCATTTGCACTCGATGCTTGCGGCGGCCGACGCGTTCCCGATGAACCTGGGCTTCATGGGAAAAGGTAACGTCAGCCTGCCGACCCCACTGGAAGAACAGGTGCGCGCCGGCGCCATCGGCCTGAAACTGCACGAGGACTGGGGCAGCACCCCGGCCGCCATCGACAATTGTCTGTCGGTGGCCGACCGCATGGATATCCAGGTGGCGCTGCACAGCGACACCCTCAACGAAGGCGGCTTTCTGGAACACACCCTGGCGGCCTTCAAGGACCGCACCATCCATACCTTCCACACGGAAGGGGCGGGCGGCGGCCACGCGCCGGACATTATCGCCGCCGTCGGCCAATCCAACGTGCTGCCGTCGTCGACCAATCCGACCCGACCGTTCACTGTCAACACGCTCGACGAGCACCTCGACATGCTGATGGTATGCCATCACCTGGACCCGGCGATTGCCGAAGACGTGGCCTTTGCCGAGTCGCGCATCCGCCGCGAAACGATCGCCGCCGAAGATATCCTGCACGACCTGGGCGCCATTTCGATGATGTCGTCCGACTCGCAGGCCATGGGCCGCGTCGGCGAAGTGATCATGCGCACCTGGCAGACGGCGCACAAGATGAAGGTGCAGCGCGGTTCGCTGTCGCCTGACGGCGCGCGCAACGACAATTTCCGCGTCAAGCGCTATATCGCCAAGTACACCATCAACCCGGCCATCACGCACGGCATCTCGCATGTGGTGGGCTCGCTCGAACCGGGCAAGATCGCCGACATCGTGTTGTGGAAGCCGGCCTTCTTCGGCGTCAAGCCGTCGATGATTTTAAAGGGCGGCATGATCGCGGCGGCGCAGATGGGCGACCCGAATGCCTCGATTCCGACGCCGCAGCCGGTGCATTACCGCATGATGTTCGGCGCCTTTGGCGGCGGCCTGAAAAAGTCGTTCACGTTTGTGTCGCAGGCGGCGTACGACCTCGATATCGGCCATCAGCTGAAACTGAACAAATCGCTGATCGCCGTGAAAAACATGCGCGGCCTGCGCAAACGCGACATGATCCACAACAGCGCCACGCCGCAGATGGAAGTCGACCCGGAAACCTACGCCGTGCGCGCCGACGGCCAGCTGCTGGTGTGCGAAGCGGCCAGCGTGCTGCCGATGGCGCAGCGCTATTTCTTGTTCTAG
- a CDS encoding urease accessory protein UreD yields the protein MPDCTTAISSTVAEPSHGAWQAQLTLGFALHGDVSRLVERRHSGPLRVQKPLYPEGGAVCHAIIVHPPGGVVGGDQLAVDATVGDGAHALLTSPGAAKWYRANGHVSGQHIVLRAGAGAAIEWLPQESIFFDQACVRLRHEVELAQDASYLGLDIVCLGRSASGESFNTGSISQHTQIRRGGKLLWWEQGVLAAGGPLMQGALGMAGHSVCATLLAVGAPLPAPVLAALRDLAVPEGAQFGATQMKSVLVVRLLCNDSEAARRVMLAAWQLLRPALLGRAAAVPRIWNT from the coding sequence ATGCCCGACTGCACTACCGCCATCTCTTCGACCGTTGCCGAGCCTTCCCATGGGGCGTGGCAGGCGCAGCTGACGCTGGGCTTTGCCCTGCATGGCGATGTCAGCCGCCTGGTCGAGCGCCGCCACAGCGGCCCGCTGCGCGTGCAAAAGCCGCTGTATCCGGAAGGCGGCGCGGTCTGCCACGCCATTATCGTGCACCCGCCGGGCGGGGTGGTCGGTGGCGACCAGCTGGCGGTCGACGCCACGGTGGGCGACGGCGCGCATGCCTTGCTCACGTCTCCGGGCGCGGCCAAGTGGTACCGCGCCAACGGCCATGTCTCGGGCCAGCACATCGTGCTGCGCGCGGGCGCCGGGGCGGCCATCGAATGGCTGCCGCAAGAGAGCATTTTCTTCGACCAGGCCTGCGTGCGCCTGCGCCATGAAGTCGAACTGGCGCAAGACGCCAGTTACCTCGGCCTCGATATCGTCTGCCTGGGCCGCAGCGCCTCGGGCGAATCGTTCAATACGGGCAGCATCAGCCAGCATACGCAGATCCGCCGCGGCGGCAAGCTGCTGTGGTGGGAGCAGGGCGTGCTGGCCGCCGGCGGCCCATTGATGCAAGGCGCGCTCGGCATGGCCGGCCACAGCGTGTGCGCCACCCTGCTGGCGGTCGGCGCGCCGTTGCCGGCACCAGTGCTGGCGGCGCTGCGCGACCTGGCCGTGCCCGAAGGCGCGCAGTTTGGCGCGACGCAAATGAAATCGGTGCTGGTGGTACGTTTGCTGTGCAACGACAGCGAGGCGGCGCGCCGCGTGATGCTGGCCGCGTGGCAGCTGCTGCGCCCGGCCCTGCTGGGGCGCGCGGCGGCGGTGCCCCGCATCTGGAATACCTGA
- a CDS encoding ATP-binding protein: MSDEQVKGKPGRLGGVSIVLAVSVALTFVVTLLLLVFAVLFYQSERAQRWQQLHRTVSVSADQLAVAVELPLWNLDEKQMQAIMRSMLGNRELHAIALTPAIGKDTIILRRGLGGAIDSLELEPEDPSLLAERRMVTLGGQIIGAVAVYAEPSVLHAQLRQRALAIGAIIVALDVILVASIWLLLWWLMLRPLKAIGQYAAAVRAGQPVAAGMPPKTWFLGELRTLYRSIRDMVALLDSRYRALQRSEERVQMATGAASIGIWDWNVAGGELEWDDQMYAQFKADPAAGLPPSMIWRASLLPQDIAPTKQALRAALKEGHAFTHEYRIVWPDQSIRYIKVDAVLFRDGDGRPMRLVGSNYDITAHREAELELLRHRHHLEELVAERTGALSVAVNQAQAANRAKSVFLANMSHELRTPLNSVIGFSRLMADSAHMQADEKRNLAIIHRSGKHLLNLINEILELSKGEAGKLSTQCEVVALAPLLQEVMDMLEMRAEQHGLPLRLDCAGLPPAAHLDGTRLRQVLLNLMTNAVKFAGRGTVTLRARGVCLGGEDWKLDFAVSDTGAGIALADQQRIFEPFVQADSDGPKDGTGLGLAISREFVGLMQGALTVESKPGQGATFRFTIPARGARLPLLASALPVAPVEAPVVPAPARTLRAQDLAALSADERAALLAALRELNLTRVGLLLQALPPAAQALVAPLQAMLEQHQYRQLCALLEQGAEQLPA; the protein is encoded by the coding sequence ATGAGCGACGAACAGGTCAAGGGCAAGCCGGGGCGCCTCGGCGGCGTCTCCATCGTGCTGGCCGTCAGCGTGGCGCTGACCTTTGTCGTCACCCTGCTGCTGCTGGTGTTCGCCGTGCTGTTCTACCAGTCCGAGCGCGCGCAGCGCTGGCAGCAGCTGCACCGCACCGTGTCGGTCAGCGCCGACCAGCTGGCGGTGGCGGTCGAACTGCCGCTGTGGAATCTCGATGAAAAGCAGATGCAGGCCATCATGCGCAGCATGCTCGGCAACCGCGAACTGCACGCCATCGCGCTCACGCCGGCGATCGGCAAGGACACCATCATCCTGCGCCGCGGCCTGGGTGGCGCCATCGACAGCCTGGAACTCGAACCGGAAGATCCGTCGCTGCTGGCCGAGCGGCGCATGGTGACCCTGGGCGGCCAGATCATCGGCGCGGTCGCCGTGTACGCCGAACCGTCGGTGCTGCATGCGCAGCTGCGCCAGCGCGCGCTGGCCATCGGCGCCATCATCGTCGCGCTCGACGTGATCCTGGTGGCCAGCATCTGGCTGCTGCTGTGGTGGCTGATGCTGCGGCCCTTGAAGGCCATCGGCCAGTATGCGGCGGCGGTGCGCGCCGGCCAGCCGGTGGCGGCCGGCATGCCGCCCAAGACCTGGTTCCTGGGCGAGCTGCGCACCTTGTACCGCTCGATCCGCGACATGGTGGCGCTGCTCGACAGCCGCTACCGGGCCTTGCAGCGCAGCGAGGAGCGGGTGCAGATGGCCACCGGCGCGGCCAGCATCGGCATCTGGGACTGGAACGTGGCCGGCGGCGAGCTGGAATGGGACGACCAGATGTATGCGCAGTTCAAGGCCGATCCCGCGGCGGGCCTGCCGCCATCCATGATCTGGCGCGCCTCGCTGCTGCCGCAGGATATAGCACCGACCAAGCAGGCGTTGCGCGCGGCGCTCAAGGAAGGCCACGCCTTCACGCATGAATACCGCATCGTGTGGCCGGACCAGTCGATCCGCTATATCAAGGTCGATGCGGTGCTGTTTCGAGACGGCGACGGCAGGCCGATGCGCCTGGTCGGCTCGAACTATGATATCACGGCGCACCGCGAGGCCGAGCTGGAACTGCTGCGCCACCGCCATCACCTGGAGGAGCTGGTGGCCGAGCGCACCGGCGCGCTGTCGGTGGCCGTCAACCAGGCGCAGGCGGCCAACCGGGCCAAGAGCGTATTCCTGGCCAACATGAGCCATGAACTGCGCACGCCGCTGAATTCGGTGATCGGTTTTTCGCGCCTGATGGCCGATTCGGCCCATATGCAGGCCGATGAAAAGCGCAACCTGGCCATCATCCACCGCTCGGGCAAGCATTTGCTCAACCTGATCAACGAGATCCTCGAATTGTCGAAGGGCGAGGCCGGCAAGCTGTCGACGCAGTGCGAGGTGGTGGCGCTGGCGCCGCTGCTGCAGGAAGTGATGGACATGCTCGAGATGCGCGCCGAGCAGCATGGCTTGCCGCTGCGCCTCGATTGCGCCGGCCTGCCGCCGGCGGCGCACCTCGATGGCACGCGCCTGCGCCAGGTGCTGCTGAACCTGATGACAAACGCCGTCAAGTTTGCCGGCCGCGGCACGGTGACCCTGCGCGCGCGCGGCGTCTGCCTGGGTGGCGAGGACTGGAAACTCGACTTTGCCGTCAGCGATACCGGCGCCGGCATCGCCCTGGCGGACCAGCAGCGCATTTTCGAGCCTTTCGTGCAGGCCGACAGCGACGGCCCCAAGGACGGCACGGGCCTGGGCCTGGCCATTTCGCGCGAATTCGTCGGCCTGATGCAAGGCGCGCTGACGGTGGAATCAAAACCGGGGCAGGGCGCGACCTTCCGTTTCACGATTCCGGCGCGCGGCGCGCGCCTGCCGCTGCTGGCGTCGGCCTTGCCGGTCGCGCCGGTGGAGGCGCCAGTGGTGCCCGCGCCCGCGCGCACCTTGCGCGCGCAGGACCTGGCCGCGCTGAGCGCCGACGAGCGCGCGGCGTTGCTGGCGGCGCTGCGCGAACTGAACCTGACGCGCGTGGGGCTGCTGCTGCAAGCCTTGCCGCCGGCCGCGCAAGCGCTGGTCGCGCCGCTGCAAGCGATGCTGGAGCAGCACCAGTACCGCCAGCTGTGTGCGCTGCTGGAGCAGGGTGCCGAGCAGTTGCCGGCGTGA
- a CDS encoding EAL domain-containing protein, whose product MHRDFPEVNTKGEVLIVEDTPASLKLLSDLLGGAGYAVRQAPNGELALWTAQARPPDLILLDVRMPGLDGFEVCRRLKASPELCQVPVIFLSAQHDTDDKVRGFALGAVDFIAKPFQAEEILARTDAHVRLRRAQLQLAQERITLERRVTERTAELEQVASTLAREVQIRRANEDLLRLSGQVFEATQDAILITDPHGIIVTSNPAFTRITGYTAQDVRGMDIMRLHAGEVGEAACAALRQGLRGSGCWSGEVQTRRKSGDTYPSHLSATTVHGPDGAVINYIGVFLDISERKAEQHLIDFLSWHDALTGLPNRALLRERFEQQRLAAIRDGQQMVLMCLDLDRFKNINDSHGQAVGDKALQVVARFLTGCVREGDTVARQGGDEFQILLQDDALLGRTMALAQTILAGLREELSVGGDRLALTTSIGIAMCPADGDTLDDLLRHADTALVRAKEMGRDHYAFFTERMGNDIRARLAMQQQLRGAIARNEFEVHYQPQMCLRTGAMLGAEALLRWDNPVLGKVPPNLFIALAEEYGLITAIGEWVLDSVCAQIRAWQGAGLGSIKVAVNLSGKQFAQDRTVPFVEATLRKYGLEPGCLGIEITESTVMGDPDKAVAALSCLKDIGVSISLDDFGTGYSSLGYLKRFPIDVLKIDKSFVDDVTTSSSDAAIALSVISLAHNLHMRVIAEGVETREQVDFLTQHGCDEMQGYYFSRPLAVEAFTALLREQRPLCST is encoded by the coding sequence ATGCATCGCGATTTTCCGGAAGTCAATACGAAGGGCGAAGTACTGATCGTCGAGGATACCCCGGCGTCGCTCAAGCTGTTGAGCGATCTGCTCGGCGGCGCCGGCTATGCCGTGCGCCAGGCGCCGAATGGCGAACTGGCCCTGTGGACGGCGCAGGCGCGTCCGCCCGACCTGATCCTGCTCGATGTGCGCATGCCCGGCCTCGACGGCTTCGAGGTCTGCCGCCGCCTGAAGGCCTCGCCCGAACTGTGCCAGGTGCCGGTGATTTTCCTCTCCGCCCAGCACGACACCGACGACAAGGTGCGCGGCTTTGCGCTGGGCGCGGTCGATTTCATCGCCAAGCCGTTCCAGGCCGAAGAAATACTGGCCCGCACCGACGCCCATGTGCGCCTGCGCCGCGCGCAGCTGCAGCTGGCGCAGGAGCGGATCACGCTGGAGCGGCGCGTCACCGAACGCACGGCCGAACTCGAACAGGTGGCCAGCACGCTGGCGCGCGAAGTGCAGATACGGCGCGCCAACGAAGACCTGCTGCGCTTGTCCGGCCAGGTGTTCGAGGCGACCCAGGACGCCATCCTGATCACCGATCCGCACGGCATCATCGTCACCTCCAACCCGGCGTTTACGCGCATCACCGGCTATACGGCGCAGGATGTGCGCGGCATGGACATCATGCGTCTGCACGCCGGCGAAGTGGGCGAGGCGGCCTGCGCGGCGCTGCGCCAGGGCCTGCGCGGCAGCGGTTGCTGGTCGGGCGAGGTGCAGACGCGGCGCAAGAGCGGCGACACCTATCCCAGCCACCTGAGCGCGACCACCGTGCATGGCCCGGACGGCGCCGTCATCAATTACATCGGCGTGTTCCTCGATATCAGCGAGCGCAAGGCCGAGCAGCACCTGATCGATTTCCTGTCCTGGCACGACGCGCTGACGGGCCTGCCCAACCGCGCGCTGCTGCGCGAGCGCTTCGAGCAGCAGCGCCTGGCCGCCATCCGCGACGGCCAGCAGATGGTGCTGATGTGCCTGGACCTGGACCGCTTCAAGAACATCAACGACTCGCACGGCCAGGCCGTCGGCGACAAGGCGCTGCAGGTGGTGGCGCGCTTCCTGACGGGCTGCGTGCGCGAAGGCGACACGGTGGCGCGCCAGGGCGGCGACGAATTCCAGATCCTGCTGCAGGACGACGCACTGCTGGGCCGCACCATGGCGCTGGCGCAAACCATCCTGGCCGGCCTGCGCGAGGAACTGAGCGTGGGCGGCGACCGCCTGGCGCTGACCACCAGCATCGGCATCGCCATGTGCCCCGCCGACGGCGACACGCTCGACGACCTGCTGCGCCATGCCGACACGGCCCTGGTGCGCGCCAAGGAAATGGGGCGCGACCACTATGCGTTTTTCACCGAGCGCATGGGCAACGATATCCGCGCCCGCCTGGCGATGCAGCAGCAGCTGCGCGGCGCCATCGCGCGCAACGAATTCGAAGTCCATTACCAGCCGCAGATGTGCTTGCGCACCGGCGCCATGCTGGGCGCCGAGGCGCTGCTGCGCTGGGATAATCCGGTGCTGGGCAAGGTGCCGCCCAACCTGTTCATCGCGCTGGCCGAGGAATACGGCCTGATCACGGCGATCGGCGAGTGGGTGCTCGACAGCGTCTGCGCGCAGATCCGTGCCTGGCAGGGGGCGGGCCTGGGCAGCATCAAGGTGGCCGTCAACCTGTCGGGCAAGCAGTTCGCACAGGACCGCACCGTGCCTTTCGTCGAAGCGACCTTGCGCAAATACGGGCTGGAACCAGGCTGCCTGGGCATCGAGATCACCGAAAGCACGGTGATGGGCGACCCGGACAAGGCGGTCGCCGCCTTGAGCTGCCTGAAGGACATCGGCGTGAGCATCTCGCTCGACGACTTCGGCACCGGTTATTCCAGCCTGGGCTACCTGAAGCGTTTTCCGATCGACGTGCTGAAGATCGACAAATCGTTTGTCGACGACGTCACCACCAGCAGCAGCGACGCGGCGATCGCGCTGTCGGTGATCTCGCTGGCGCACAACCTGCACATGCGGGTGATCGCCGAAGGCGTGGAAACGCGCGAGCAGGTCGACTTCCTGACGCAGCACGGCTGCGATGAAATGCAGGGCTACTATTTCAGCCGGCCGCTGGCGGTCGAGGCCTTCACGGCGCTGCTGCGCGAGCAGCGCCCGCTCTGCTCCACCTGA
- a CDS encoding urease subunit beta, giving the protein MIPGEYRLEEGEISINAGRTTATVVVANRGDRPIQVGSHFHFFEVNPALSFERWRAYGMRLNIAAGTAVRFEPGQQRTVELVALAGERKVFGFNGEVMGELKDTPPGKE; this is encoded by the coding sequence ATGATCCCAGGCGAATACAGATTGGAAGAAGGCGAAATCAGCATCAACGCGGGCCGTACCACGGCTACCGTGGTGGTGGCCAATCGCGGCGACCGGCCGATACAGGTCGGCTCGCATTTTCATTTTTTTGAAGTCAACCCGGCGCTGTCCTTCGAGCGCTGGCGCGCCTATGGCATGCGCCTGAACATCGCCGCCGGCACCGCCGTGCGCTTCGAGCCGGGCCAGCAGCGCACCGTGGAACTGGTGGCGCTGGCTGGCGAGCGCAAGGTCTTCGGCTTCAATGGCGAAGTCATGGGCGAATTGAAAGATACTCCACCCGGAAAGGAATGA
- a CDS encoding urease subunit gamma yields the protein MDLTPREKDKLLIFTASLLAERRLARGLKLNYPEAVALISAAIMEGARDGKSVAQLMSDGAQILTRDDVMDGIAEMIPDIQVEATFPDGSKLVTVHNPIP from the coding sequence ATGGATCTGACACCACGCGAAAAAGACAAGCTGCTCATTTTTACGGCCTCGCTGCTGGCCGAGCGGCGCCTGGCGCGCGGCCTGAAACTCAATTATCCGGAAGCGGTGGCGCTGATCAGCGCGGCCATCATGGAGGGCGCGCGCGACGGCAAGTCGGTGGCCCAATTGATGTCGGACGGCGCGCAGATCCTCACGCGCGACGACGTCATGGACGGCATCGCCGAAATGATCCCCGACATCCAGGTCGAGGCGACCTTTCCCGATGGCAGCAAGCTCGTTACCGTGCACAACCCGATACCGTAG
- the ureE gene encoding urease accessory protein UreE: MLTLHTKLTADDSHAVIAQLVLPYDQREKCRLRATLSTGEEAAVFTVRGTVLRDGELMTGPDGRVVQVVAAREPTYLVRCADAHTLLRCAFHLGNRHTQAQVGDGFLRIRKDPVLKEMLEGLHATVTEESAPFEPEAGAYGGGHGHHEHGQHLLAPVPLRQKIHRPGDAA, translated from the coding sequence ATGCTCACTTTGCATACCAAACTGACGGCGGACGACAGCCACGCCGTGATTGCACAACTGGTGCTGCCGTACGACCAGCGCGAAAAATGCCGGCTGCGCGCCACCTTGTCCACCGGCGAAGAGGCGGCCGTATTCACGGTGCGCGGCACGGTGCTGCGCGACGGCGAACTGATGACGGGACCGGACGGCCGCGTGGTGCAGGTCGTCGCCGCGCGCGAACCGACTTACCTGGTGCGCTGCGCGGACGCGCATACCTTGCTGCGCTGCGCTTTCCACCTGGGCAACCGCCACACCCAGGCGCAGGTGGGCGACGGCTTCCTGCGCATCCGCAAGGACCCGGTGTTGAAGGAAATGCTGGAAGGCCTGCACGCCACCGTGACGGAAGAAAGCGCGCCGTTCGAGCCGGAGGCGGGCGCCTACGGCGGCGGCCATGGCCACCACGAGCACGGCCAGCATCTGCTCGCGCCCGTGCCGCTGCGCCAGAAGATCCACCGTCCCGGCGACGCCGCCTGA